A genome region from Arachidicoccus soli includes the following:
- a CDS encoding Rossmann-fold NAD(P)-binding domain-containing protein, protein MDDSIPSGLLKEWKIGDNKLKKFTSVEDVNDIDALVKKALAYKVNPLKDATLGINKRIGLLFLNPSLRTRLSTQIAARNLGMEAIVFNVDKEGWQLEFEDGVVMSGNTSEHIKDAGPVLGSYFDILCIRTFPQLVNREDDYSELFINAFVRYCGRPVISLESATLHPLQSLTDVTTITEILQAKPLGRKPKIVLTWAPHIKPLPQCVANSFSQWMNAWKGTGEFVIAHPENYQLAEQFTKGATITTNQDEALKDADFVYVKNWSTYEDYGKIYENDPAWMLSLDKLKTTNDARVMHCLPVRRNVELSDDVLDSSHSIVTQEAANRVWAAQAVISELLK, encoded by the coding sequence ATGGACGATTCTATTCCCTCAGGGCTACTCAAAGAATGGAAAATAGGCGACAATAAACTTAAAAAATTTACTTCCGTTGAAGATGTAAATGACATTGATGCCCTTGTAAAAAAGGCTTTGGCGTACAAAGTAAATCCGCTTAAGGATGCAACTTTAGGGATAAACAAACGTATTGGATTATTATTTCTTAATCCTAGTCTGCGTACGCGTTTGAGCACACAGATAGCTGCCAGGAATTTAGGAATGGAAGCAATAGTATTTAATGTAGATAAAGAAGGCTGGCAGTTAGAATTTGAAGATGGCGTAGTGATGAGTGGTAACACATCGGAACATATAAAAGATGCGGGTCCCGTATTAGGCAGCTATTTCGATATATTATGTATTCGTACTTTTCCACAACTCGTAAATAGAGAAGATGATTATAGCGAACTTTTTATCAATGCATTTGTAAGGTATTGTGGGCGCCCGGTGATAAGTTTAGAAAGCGCAACTTTACATCCGTTGCAAAGCCTTACTGACGTCACAACTATTACTGAGATTCTACAAGCAAAACCCCTTGGACGTAAGCCAAAGATTGTATTAACCTGGGCACCTCATATAAAGCCACTTCCACAATGTGTGGCGAATAGTTTTTCCCAGTGGATGAATGCCTGGAAAGGGACAGGGGAATTTGTGATAGCACATCCGGAGAATTATCAGTTAGCAGAACAGTTCACCAAAGGCGCTACTATTACAACCAACCAAGATGAAGCATTGAAAGATGCAGATTTTGTGTATGTAAAAAATTGGAGTACTTATGAAGATTATGGCAAAATATATGAGAATGATCCTGCTTGGATGCTCTCTTTAGATAAATTAAAAACAACTAATGATGCGCGTGTGATGCATTGTCTTCCGGTAAGGCGCAATGTTGAATTAAGTGACGATGTGTTAGATAGTTCGCACAGCATTGTCACTCAGGAAGCAGCTAATCGGGTCTGGGCGGCGCAGGCAGTAATTAGCGAATTGCTGAAGTAA
- a CDS encoding aspartate aminotransferase family protein has product MNNLFNVYPINDITITKGIGSYVWDDNGVQYLDMYGGHAVISIGHTHPHWVQRIEDQLHKIAFYSNSIKIPLQEELAAKLCQISGKTDYQLFLCNSGAEANENAMKLASFHNGRKKIIAFKKSFHGRTSLAVAATDNQKIVAPVNETENIIFLPFNDEKALEKYFAENGKEISSVIIEGIQGVGGIRIADESFLQKIRSLCDKYGAIYIADSVQCGYGRSGKFFSHDYAGVDADIYTMAKGMGNGFPIGGVLISPKIEAKFGMLGTTFGGNHLACAAALAVLEVIEKENLIEQAKLRGTYLFNRLKSIDGIENLRGKGLMIGFDVPDALKDLRKNLLFNHHIFTGAANPNVIRLLPSLAIAKKQVDEFLDVLKEEIATLSTVVTES; this is encoded by the coding sequence ATGAACAATCTTTTCAACGTTTACCCAATCAACGACATCACTATCACGAAAGGCATTGGTTCTTATGTCTGGGATGATAATGGCGTGCAGTATCTAGATATGTATGGCGGTCACGCCGTAATCTCTATCGGTCATACACACCCCCATTGGGTACAACGAATTGAAGATCAATTACACAAAATTGCCTTTTATTCTAATTCCATAAAAATTCCTTTACAAGAAGAGTTGGCTGCTAAATTGTGTCAGATAAGCGGCAAAACAGATTATCAACTTTTTTTGTGTAACAGTGGTGCAGAAGCGAATGAGAATGCTATGAAATTGGCTTCTTTTCATAATGGAAGAAAGAAAATTATTGCATTCAAAAAATCTTTTCATGGTCGTACTTCCTTAGCGGTAGCCGCAACAGATAATCAGAAGATTGTGGCACCGGTAAATGAAACGGAAAATATAATCTTCTTGCCTTTTAATGATGAGAAAGCTTTAGAAAAATACTTCGCAGAAAATGGAAAAGAAATTTCATCCGTAATTATCGAAGGCATACAAGGGGTAGGCGGTATCAGAATTGCAGACGAATCTTTCTTGCAAAAAATACGTTCTTTGTGTGACAAATATGGTGCTATCTATATTGCCGACAGCGTGCAATGCGGTTATGGAAGAAGTGGTAAATTTTTCTCGCACGATTATGCTGGCGTAGATGCAGATATTTATACAATGGCTAAAGGAATGGGCAATGGATTTCCTATCGGAGGCGTTTTGATTTCTCCAAAAATCGAAGCCAAATTTGGCATGTTAGGAACTACTTTTGGGGGCAATCATCTTGCTTGTGCGGCGGCTTTGGCAGTGCTGGAAGTAATAGAAAAAGAAAACCTGATTGAACAAGCAAAGCTACGTGGCACCTACCTTTTCAATCGTTTAAAAAGCATAGATGGTATAGAAAATTTGCGTGGTAAAGGATTAATGATAGGTTTTGATGTGCCAGATGCCCTAAAAGATTTAAGAAAAAATCTATTATTCAATCACCATATTTTTACCGGTGCCGCCAATCCAAATGTTATTCGTTTGTTGCCTTCTCTGGCAATTGCTAAAAAACAAGTGGATGAATTTTTGGATGTGTTGAAAGAAGAAATTGCAACGCTTTCTACCGTAGTTACAGAGTCTTAG
- the argC gene encoding N-acetyl-gamma-glutamyl-phosphate reductase translates to MIKVGIIGGAGYTGGELIRILVNHPGVEIGFIHSKSNAGNLVSKVHQDLISENSLKFTSELSNDIDVLFLCMGHGDSKKFLTENTIPGNIKIIDLANDFRLIKDAKFGDREFVYGLPEINKAAIQSAQNIANPGCFATSIQLGLLPLAKENLLKEIYTTGITGSTGAGQKLSATSHFSWRANNIQAYKTLTHQHLDEIQQSLHQLQNSFPTWSENKEVLNFVPWRGDFPRGIYISSTVSCDLSLEELNRTYKNFYKDAKFTFVSDEPIFLKQIVNTNNAVIYLEKIGSKLVVHSATDNLLKGASGQAVQNMNLIFGLDEDAGLRLKANYF, encoded by the coding sequence ATGATAAAAGTAGGAATAATAGGTGGCGCGGGCTACACAGGTGGAGAACTCATAAGAATTTTAGTAAATCACCCGGGAGTAGAAATTGGTTTTATTCATAGTAAAAGTAATGCGGGCAATCTTGTTTCCAAAGTTCATCAGGATTTAATCAGTGAAAATTCTCTGAAATTTACAAGCGAATTGAGTAATGACATTGACGTACTATTTCTCTGTATGGGACACGGCGATTCTAAAAAATTCCTCACCGAAAATACTATTCCCGGCAATATAAAAATAATAGATTTAGCCAATGATTTTCGACTCATAAAAGATGCGAAATTTGGCGATAGGGAATTTGTTTACGGATTACCGGAAATAAACAAAGCAGCGATACAATCAGCACAGAATATTGCGAATCCGGGATGTTTTGCCACTTCTATACAATTGGGATTACTGCCTTTAGCAAAAGAAAACTTATTAAAAGAAATTTATACAACAGGCATTACCGGATCAACCGGTGCCGGTCAAAAACTATCGGCTACATCGCATTTTAGCTGGAGAGCCAATAATATTCAGGCTTATAAAACATTGACGCATCAGCATTTAGATGAGATCCAACAATCGTTGCATCAATTGCAAAATAGCTTTCCAACCTGGTCAGAGAATAAAGAAGTGTTGAATTTTGTTCCTTGGCGTGGCGATTTTCCACGTGGTATTTATATCAGTTCTACAGTTAGTTGCGATTTATCATTAGAAGAATTGAATAGAACTTATAAGAATTTTTATAAAGATGCAAAATTCACTTTTGTAAGTGATGAACCTATCTTTCTGAAACAAATTGTAAATACCAATAACGCAGTTATTTATTTAGAAAAAATTGGCTCTAAATTAGTGGTTCATTCCGCTACTGACAATCTACTAAAAGGCGCATCTGGACAAGCAGTACAAAATATGAATTTGATTTTTGGCTTGGATGAAGATGCAGGGTTGAGGTTGAAAGCGAATTACTTCTAA
- the argG gene encoding argininosuccinate synthase, producing MAKSVVLGFSGGLDTTFCVKHFQDKGYDIHSIIVNTGGFNEEELKKIEAHAYALGVKTHTTIDAVKNYYDRIVKYLIFGNVLKNNTYPLSVSAERLVQALHMAEHAKKLNADAVAHGSTGAGNDQVRFDMILNTVTPGIEIITPIRDLKLSREEEIEYLKSKGVDMNFAKAAYSINKGLWGTSVGGRETLTSKGFLPDEAWPIQVTKSEPEEVKLSFEKGELIAIDGKKFAHPTEAIQHLQSVAAPFGIGRDIHVGDTIIGIKGRVGFEAAAPVVIIKAHHALEKHVLTKWQLPMKDNLSIFYGNYLHEGQILDPVMRDIEAYFTSAQAHVTGDVFVQLLPYRFQILGIESKYDLMSAKFGKYGEMNNGWTGEDVRGFSKIFGNQVAIYESVKFNANDKT from the coding sequence ATGGCAAAATCAGTTGTATTGGGCTTTAGCGGTGGATTAGACACTACTTTTTGTGTAAAACATTTTCAAGATAAAGGTTACGATATTCATAGCATTATTGTGAATACCGGTGGCTTTAATGAAGAAGAATTAAAAAAAATAGAAGCACACGCTTATGCTTTAGGGGTAAAAACCCACACAACTATTGATGCCGTAAAAAATTATTACGACAGGATTGTAAAATATTTAATCTTTGGAAATGTATTAAAAAACAATACCTATCCACTAAGTGTAAGCGCAGAACGTTTGGTGCAAGCTTTACACATGGCAGAGCACGCAAAGAAATTAAACGCAGATGCTGTTGCACACGGAAGTACAGGAGCAGGTAATGATCAAGTACGTTTTGACATGATTTTAAATACAGTTACTCCTGGCATTGAAATCATCACACCCATTCGCGATTTAAAATTGAGTCGTGAAGAAGAGATTGAATATTTGAAAAGCAAAGGAGTGGATATGAATTTTGCGAAAGCTGCTTATTCAATCAACAAAGGACTTTGGGGAACAAGTGTAGGCGGTCGAGAAACATTGACAAGTAAGGGTTTTTTACCTGATGAAGCCTGGCCAATACAGGTTACAAAATCTGAACCCGAAGAGGTGAAATTGAGTTTTGAAAAAGGTGAATTAATTGCTATCGATGGTAAAAAATTTGCACATCCTACAGAAGCTATTCAGCATTTGCAAAGTGTTGCTGCACCTTTTGGCATCGGTCGCGACATTCATGTGGGAGATACGATTATCGGCATCAAAGGTCGAGTAGGTTTTGAAGCTGCCGCACCAGTAGTCATTATCAAAGCACATCACGCTTTGGAAAAACATGTATTGACCAAATGGCAATTGCCGATGAAAGATAATTTGTCTATATTCTATGGCAATTATTTGCACGAAGGACAAATTCTAGATCCGGTAATGCGCGATATTGAAGCTTACTTTACGAGTGCACAAGCGCACGTAACTGGCGACGTTTTTGTACAATTATTACCTTATCGTTTTCAAATTTTAGGTATCGAATCAAAATATGATTTGATGAGTGCGAAATTTGGAAAATATGGTGAAATGAATAATGGATGGACGGGCGAAGACGTACGCGGATTCAGTAAAATATTTGGCAATCAAGTAGCAATTTATGAAAGTGTAAAATTTAATGCCAACGATAAAACTTAA
- a CDS encoding GNAT family N-acetyltransferase has product MENINNIIVRIANDGDTGYAQEIVDEMADSAKVRGTGIAKRSPEYIVNKMLEGKAVIALSVEGHWAGFCYIEEWSHGKFVANSGLIVSPNFRKSGVAKRIKETTFALSRKKYPDAKIFGLTTGLAVMKINSDLGYEPVTYSELTDDDDFWAGCKSCVNYDILMSKERKNCMCTAMLFDPKDHYKPEETKEYFKEKSKIYERLMRLKQHKFLQAFRKKVNGKSFFLSLFNL; this is encoded by the coding sequence GTGGAAAATATAAATAATATTATTGTACGTATTGCAAATGATGGCGATACAGGTTATGCTCAAGAAATTGTAGACGAAATGGCTGACTCAGCCAAAGTGCGCGGCACAGGTATAGCCAAACGTTCACCTGAATATATAGTCAATAAGATGCTGGAAGGAAAGGCTGTCATTGCCCTCTCAGTAGAAGGTCATTGGGCAGGCTTTTGCTATATTGAAGAATGGAGTCATGGTAAATTTGTAGCCAATTCCGGTCTTATTGTTTCACCTAATTTTAGAAAAAGTGGTGTGGCAAAACGCATCAAAGAAACTACCTTCGCACTTTCAAGAAAAAAATACCCAGACGCAAAAATCTTTGGTTTAACAACAGGATTGGCTGTCATGAAGATCAATTCTGATTTAGGATACGAACCAGTAACATACAGCGAATTGACAGATGATGATGACTTCTGGGCCGGTTGTAAAAGTTGCGTCAATTACGATATTTTGATGAGTAAGGAGAGAAAAAATTGCATGTGTACTGCAATGCTGTTCGACCCAAAAGATCATTACAAGCCAGAGGAAACGAAAGAGTATTTTAAAGAAAAATCAAAAATTTACGAAAGGTTGATGCGTTTGAAACAACATAAATTTTTACAAGCATTTCGTAAAAAAGTGAATGGTAAATCTTTTTTTCTGAGTTTATTTAATTTATAA
- the queG gene encoding tRNA epoxyqueuosine(34) reductase QueG, producing MNIRERTHIIKQIAAELGFDFCGIAQAVKLDEDARRLEAWLNKGMHGNMHYMEKYFELRVDPTQLVPGAKSVITLLKNYYPEAKQNIEAPKISKYAYGNDYHEIIKEKLNLFFDKLNDTFGEIHGRGFVDSAPVLERTWAQKTGLGWIGKNGMLINKGSGSFFFIASLIIDWELEYDLPMAKDFCGSCTRCIDACPTEAILPEKVINGSKCISYFTIELKDLLIPDQMRPKFDNWMFGCDICQDVCPWNRFSKPTTDTAFKPIFEILNFSEKEWNDLSEESFRAIFKHSPIKRSKYKGIMRNLKFISS from the coding sequence TTGAATATTAGAGAACGTACACATATTATCAAACAAATAGCTGCAGAACTTGGATTTGATTTCTGCGGAATAGCCCAAGCTGTAAAGTTAGACGAAGATGCACGTCGCCTGGAAGCTTGGCTCAATAAAGGTATGCATGGTAACATGCATTATATGGAGAAATATTTTGAACTGCGGGTAGACCCCACCCAATTAGTTCCGGGAGCTAAATCTGTCATCACTTTATTAAAAAATTATTATCCTGAAGCAAAACAAAATATTGAGGCGCCTAAAATATCTAAATACGCTTATGGCAATGATTATCACGAAATAATAAAAGAAAAACTAAATCTTTTTTTTGATAAATTAAATGACACATTTGGCGAAATACATGGTCGGGGCTTTGTTGATAGCGCGCCGGTATTGGAGCGTACTTGGGCTCAGAAAACTGGTTTGGGCTGGATTGGGAAAAACGGAATGCTCATCAATAAAGGCAGTGGTTCTTTCTTTTTTATTGCTTCGCTCATTATTGATTGGGAACTGGAATACGATTTGCCGATGGCGAAAGATTTTTGCGGTAGTTGTACCCGTTGTATTGATGCTTGTCCTACAGAAGCTATTCTACCAGAAAAAGTAATTAATGGAAGTAAATGTATCAGTTATTTTACTATCGAATTAAAAGACTTATTGATTCCTGACCAAATGAGACCTAAGTTTGATAATTGGATGTTCGGTTGCGATATTTGCCAGGATGTTTGCCCATGGAATCGGTTTAGTAAACCTACCACAGATACTGCTTTCAAACCCATATTTGAAATACTTAATTTTTCTGAAAAAGAATGGAACGATTTGAGCGAAGAAAGTTTCCGTGCCATTTTTAAACACTCACCCATCAAGCGTAGTAAGTACAAAGGTATTATGCGTAATTTAAAATTTATTTCTTCATAA
- a CDS encoding acyltransferase family protein yields the protein MKERFYSLDVFRGATVALMIMVNNPGSWTHIYAPLDHAKWVGCTPTDLVFPFFLFVVGNAMAFVIPRLREAGSTAFLKKVIKRSILIFAIGLFLNWCPFVEWHNNVLVFKPWHEVRIFGVLQRIAVAYLFASLIVYFFKRKTTIIISLILLLGYWWLCYALGTAGDPYSLQGWFGTRMVDMKIIGANHMYRGEGVVFDPEGIASSLAPIVQVIIGYLTGMFIREKGKSYEMVTKLFVTAAILLFIGAFWGQFFPISKKIWTSTFVIYSSGMAMLILSVIIYFIELQHKHTLLDRFFNVFGKNPLFIFFLSGFLPRVIWLIRIPNGTANGQQNFINPLSWFYENVCKPVFSNENNSSLMYALCFIVFMWVIVYFMDKKKIYIKV from the coding sequence ATGAAAGAACGTTTTTATTCGCTCGATGTGTTTCGCGGTGCTACTGTAGCCTTGATGATAATGGTAAATAATCCAGGCTCCTGGACACATATTTATGCGCCGCTAGACCATGCAAAATGGGTGGGCTGTACACCAACCGATTTGGTCTTTCCTTTTTTTTTATTTGTAGTTGGTAATGCAATGGCATTCGTAATTCCGCGCTTACGAGAAGCTGGATCAACTGCATTTCTAAAGAAAGTAATCAAGCGTTCTATTCTTATTTTCGCTATTGGGTTATTTTTAAATTGGTGCCCATTTGTGGAATGGCATAACAATGTTTTAGTCTTCAAACCATGGCACGAAGTACGTATTTTTGGAGTATTGCAACGTATTGCTGTCGCTTATTTATTTGCCTCTCTAATTGTTTATTTCTTTAAACGGAAAACGACAATTATTATTAGTCTTATACTTCTTTTAGGTTATTGGTGGCTTTGCTATGCATTGGGTACTGCCGGGGATCCTTATAGTTTGCAAGGGTGGTTTGGGACCCGAATGGTTGATATGAAGATTATTGGTGCTAATCATATGTATCGCGGAGAAGGGGTGGTCTTTGATCCAGAAGGAATCGCCAGCTCTTTGGCGCCAATCGTACAGGTGATCATAGGATATTTAACGGGAATGTTTATTCGTGAGAAAGGAAAGAGTTACGAGATGGTTACGAAGTTATTCGTTACCGCAGCTATACTGTTGTTTATAGGAGCTTTTTGGGGTCAGTTTTTTCCAATAAGTAAAAAAATATGGACGAGTACTTTCGTGATTTACAGTTCCGGAATGGCAATGTTAATACTTTCGGTAATTATATATTTTATTGAGTTGCAACATAAACATACCTTGCTGGATAGATTTTTCAATGTCTTTGGTAAAAATCCTTTATTTATATTTTTTCTAAGTGGATTTTTGCCGCGAGTAATATGGTTAATAAGAATTCCAAATGGTACTGCAAATGGCCAGCAAAATTTCATAAATCCTCTAAGTTGGTTTTACGAAAATGTCTGTAAACCAGTATTTTCTAATGAAAATAATAGCTCATTAATGTATGCCTTGTGCTTTATTGTATTTATGTGGGTAATTGTATATTTTATGGATAAGAAAAAGATTTATATCAAAGTATAG
- a CDS encoding CBS domain-containing protein, with the protein MKTVHSIMEKKPEVVFSVTASTSVYDALQLMMDKNISALLIMQGSELQGIFTERDYARKIILKGKASKTTTIDEVMTKNPIVVASSEQVDRCMQIMTDMHIRHLPVSEKGTVIGMISIGDILKHLIEDQKNTIDHLQNYISS; encoded by the coding sequence ATGAAGACAGTACATTCAATTATGGAGAAGAAACCGGAAGTAGTATTCTCTGTTACAGCATCTACCAGTGTTTATGATGCTTTGCAATTAATGATGGATAAGAATATCAGTGCTCTTTTGATAATGCAAGGAAGTGAATTGCAAGGTATTTTTACGGAGAGAGATTATGCGCGTAAAATCATTTTGAAAGGCAAAGCATCTAAAACTACTACTATTGATGAAGTAATGACTAAAAACCCGATTGTGGTAGCATCTTCTGAACAGGTTGATAGATGTATGCAGATAATGACCGATATGCACATCCGGCATTTGCCTGTGTCAGAAAAAGGTACAGTTATCGGAATGATTTCAATCGGAGATATATTGAAGCATTTAATAGAAGATCAAAAAAATACCATTGATCATTTGCAAAACTATATCAGCAGCTAG
- the ubiE gene encoding bifunctional demethylmenaquinone methyltransferase/2-methoxy-6-polyprenyl-1,4-benzoquinol methylase UbiE, translating to MTKFAHDDIKPIQGSNLEKKEQVAEMFNDIAFKYDFLNRFLSAGIDVRWRKKAIDRIKDTQPARVLDVATGTADVALMTYKILKPAQIIGIDISEGMLNIGRDKIQKAGLNNRIYLQVGDSENLPFEDGSFDAITVAFGVRNFQNLEKGLSEMHRVLRPGGKLVVLEFSRPKQKIFKSIYHFYMNVVTPGIGKLFSKNKEAYQYLNESVQAFPERNDFVKLMNNATFKNTLYKPLTMGICCIYEGIK from the coding sequence ATGACAAAATTTGCGCACGACGACATAAAACCTATTCAGGGAAGTAATTTAGAGAAGAAAGAACAGGTTGCTGAAATGTTTAACGATATTGCCTTCAAATATGACTTTTTGAATCGTTTTTTAAGTGCCGGAATTGATGTTCGCTGGAGAAAAAAAGCCATTGATCGAATAAAAGACACCCAACCTGCAAGGGTTTTAGACGTCGCTACAGGTACGGCCGATGTAGCATTGATGACCTATAAAATATTAAAGCCTGCGCAAATTATTGGCATTGATATTTCTGAGGGCATGTTAAATATCGGTCGGGATAAAATACAAAAAGCCGGCTTAAATAATAGAATATATCTACAAGTAGGTGACAGCGAAAACTTACCATTTGAAGATGGGTCTTTTGACGCCATTACTGTAGCTTTTGGCGTGCGTAATTTTCAAAATTTGGAAAAAGGTTTAAGTGAAATGCACCGGGTTCTGCGTCCGGGAGGCAAGTTAGTCGTCTTAGAATTTTCACGCCCCAAACAGAAAATATTTAAAAGCATCTATCATTTTTATATGAATGTAGTAACGCCCGGCATTGGCAAATTATTTTCTAAAAACAAGGAGGCCTATCAATATCTTAACGAATCGGTGCAAGCATTTCCAGAGCGCAACGATTTTGTAAAACTCATGAACAATGCTACCTTTAAGAATACGCTCTACAAACCGCTTACAATGGGCATCTGTTGCATTTATGAAGGCATAAAATAA
- a CDS encoding AAA family ATPase, with translation MNIEEDILRVNEAVEAKATFIEQIRKELSEKIVGQSYMIDRLLIGLLSNGHVLLEGVPGLAKTLTIKSLAQSVHGQFSRIQFTPDLLPADVIGTMIYNQPKNEFSVRKGPIFANFVLADEINRAPAKVQSALLEAMQEKQVTIGDKSYKIDEPFLVLATQNPLEQEGTYALPEAQVDRFMLKVIVGYPSKKEEQIIIRQQTQGKQNTSVNAVVTLDEIREARELVDQIYMDEKIEKYILDIVFATRYPEQYGLDALKPFISYGGSPRASINMALAGKAHAFMQQRGYVIPEDIKAICKDVLRHRIGITYEAEAENITSENIIDDILKTVQVP, from the coding sequence ATGAATATAGAAGAAGATATACTCAGGGTGAATGAAGCTGTTGAAGCGAAAGCTACGTTTATCGAACAAATTAGGAAGGAGTTATCAGAAAAAATAGTGGGTCAATCTTATATGATCGACCGTCTGTTGATTGGATTGTTGAGTAATGGACATGTGCTATTAGAAGGTGTTCCTGGCTTGGCTAAGACACTTACGATTAAATCTTTGGCACAATCTGTACACGGGCAATTTAGCCGTATACAGTTTACGCCGGATTTATTACCTGCTGATGTTATTGGTACCATGATTTACAATCAGCCAAAGAATGAATTTTCGGTGCGCAAAGGGCCTATTTTTGCCAACTTTGTTTTGGCTGATGAAATCAATCGGGCTCCAGCGAAAGTACAAAGTGCATTGCTTGAAGCGATGCAAGAAAAACAAGTCACTATTGGTGATAAGTCTTACAAGATAGATGAGCCTTTCCTCGTATTAGCCACTCAAAACCCTTTGGAGCAAGAAGGAACTTATGCTTTGCCTGAAGCACAGGTGGATAGGTTTATGCTTAAAGTAATAGTTGGCTACCCTTCTAAAAAAGAAGAACAGATTATTATTCGTCAACAAACACAAGGCAAACAAAACACATCAGTAAATGCAGTTGTAACACTTGACGAAATAAGGGAAGCCCGAGAACTTGTTGACCAGATCTATATGGATGAAAAAATTGAGAAATACATTCTGGATATTGTGTTTGCAACAAGATACCCCGAACAATATGGCTTAGATGCATTGAAACCTTTTATCAGTTATGGTGGATCGCCAAGAGCCAGTATCAATATGGCTTTGGCGGGAAAGGCGCATGCCTTTATGCAACAACGTGGCTATGTAATTCCTGAAGATATTAAGGCCATTTGTAAAGATGTTTTGCGCCATCGAATTGGTATAACTTATGAAGCAGAAGCAGAAAATATTACTTCGGAAAATATCATTGATGATATATTAAAAACTGTACAGGTTCCTTAG
- a CDS encoding DUF58 domain-containing protein, which yields MSFKEVREYQAGDDIRFIEWNASARMGHTYSKLFEEERELSVFLLIDTSASNLFGTYKQSKKDLITEISAALAFSATSNNDKISMVFFNEKVERYIPEKKGRQHVLRLMRELLSFAPTSSKTNISQALHFLNSTTKHKSIVFILSDFVDEGYEQLLGISAKKHDVIGIQVFDKLDKQLPRVGLIEMGDPETGETMLFDTNNKNARLQYSKQFDKIISLAKEHFKKAGADLLQIETGEDFVKKLQDFFIKRK from the coding sequence ATGTCTTTTAAAGAAGTGCGAGAATACCAGGCTGGCGATGATATTCGATTTATTGAGTGGAATGCATCTGCAAGAATGGGGCACACATACAGCAAGCTATTTGAAGAGGAAAGAGAATTAAGTGTTTTTTTACTTATTGATACAAGTGCCAGTAATTTGTTTGGTACATACAAACAATCCAAAAAGGACTTAATTACAGAGATATCCGCTGCACTGGCTTTCTCAGCAACAAGTAATAATGATAAAATCAGTATGGTATTTTTCAATGAAAAAGTTGAAAGATACATACCTGAGAAAAAGGGGCGCCAACATGTGTTACGATTAATGAGGGAATTATTATCATTTGCTCCAACATCTTCTAAAACTAATATTTCACAAGCGCTTCATTTCTTAAATAGTACAACTAAACATAAAAGTATCGTTTTTATATTGAGTGATTTTGTAGATGAGGGTTATGAACAACTTTTAGGGATCTCTGCTAAAAAGCATGATGTAATTGGCATACAGGTTTTTGATAAACTTGATAAACAATTGCCAAGAGTGGGTTTAATAGAAATGGGGGATCCCGAAACTGGAGAAACTATGTTGTTTGATACGAATAATAAAAATGCCAGATTACAATATAGTAAGCAATTTGACAAAATCATTTCATTGGCTAAAGAACATTTCAAAAAAGCTGGTGCAGATTTATTGCAGATTGAGACAGGAGAAGACTTTGTAAAAAAGCTTCAAGATTTTTTTATAAAAAGAAAATGA